The following DNA comes from Janthinobacterium sp. TB1-E2.
CTGGCGGCGCAAGTTCATGTTTTCCAGCACAAGGTGGCGCTTGTCGAGCGCGCGGCGGCACACTTCCACGAGCAAGTCGGCGGAAAACGGTTTTTCGATGAAATCGTAGGCGCCACGGCGCATGGCACCCACAGCCATCGACACGTCGCCGTGGCCGGTGACAAGGATGACGGGCAGGCTGGCATCCTGTGCCACGGCGATATCGAGCAGTTTCAAGCCATCGATGCCCGGCAGCTTGATGTCGCTCAATAAAATGCCCGCAAATTCAGGCACCAGATAGGGCAGCGCCTCCTCGGCCGTGGCGACAGCCGTCACTTGCAAGCCCGCCAGTTCCAGCGATTGCCGGGCGCCCTTGCGCACGACGGCATCGTCTTCCACCAGCAGCACTTGCATGCCTTCAAAATTATTCTCGTGCATCAGATGTTTCCTTGTCTCTCTCCCCCGGGTCGCAGCTCAGGGTGATGGTAAATTGTGCGCCGCCCCCTTCCTGCGCGCTGCGGTTGCGCACGGCCAGGGCGCTGCCGGCAGCGCGCAGTATGCCTGCGCTGATCGACAATCCCAAGCCCAGCCCGTGTTCCTTGGTGGTATAGAAGGGGTCGAAGATCTTGTCGAGCGAGGCCAGCGGGATGCCGGGGCCATTATCGGTGATATGCAGCACGGCAAGGCTGCCTTCGCGGCGCACCTGGAACCAGATTTGCACGGGCTCGTTTTCCGGCACGGCATCCATGGCGTTGGTGATCAGGTTGGTAAACACCTGTTCCAGGCCAATGGCGTTGCACAGCACGATGATGTCGTCCTCCAGCCAGCTTTCATGCAGGGTCAAACGCTGCGAGTTCTTGCGCGTGCGGATTTGCAGCATGGTTTGCGCGAACGCCTGGCGTACGCTGACGGGTTTGCGCGCATCGTCGCTACGCCGTGCAAAACCTTTCAGTTGCGACGTCACATAGCCGAGCCGCTTGACGAGGTCGGAAATGGTCGACAGGTTATCGAGCGCATCGTCGATCTGGCCCCGCGCCAGGAACACCTTGGCATTGTCGGAAAACGTTTGCAGGGCGGCCAGCGGCTGGTTCAGCTCGTGCGTGACGCCGGCTGCCATCTGGCCGATGGCCGCCAGCTTGCCGCTTTGCACCAGTTCCGCCTGGGCATAGCGCAAGGTTTGCTCGGCCCGCTCGCGTTCCGTCACCTCGGCTTGCAGGCGGCCGTTCGCGTGGACGAGGTCGGCCGTGCGCTGTTCTACCTTGATTTCCAGCTGTTCATAGGCGCGCGCCAGGGTTTGTTGCGCATTGAGCTTGTCGGCGATGCGGCGCCGGCGCTGGCGCGCATACATCAGGGCCAGCAGCAGCAAGGCCCAGCCCAGCGCGGCGGCGATGGCCGCGTTGCGCGCCGCCTCATTCACCTGGTCGAGCTCGGCCAGCACCGTGATCTGCCATTGCAGCGGCCCCAGCGCGCGGTTCACGGCCAGGTAGTCGGCGCTGCCGGACAGGGCGGGGGTATCGCCCGTCTGCGGACGTTCCAGGGTCATCACGCTGGCGCCGTCGGCGAACTGGCGGCTGACGCGGTGCGGCAGGATGGGGAGATTCTCTTGCAGGAACTGGCGCTGTTCGCTGATGTCTTTCTTCGCGTCCGGCGACAGCGGGGCCAGGGTCTTGAACTTGAAGGCGGGCGTGGTGGCCAGGATGATCACGCCATTTGCATCCTTGACCCAGATCTGTTCGCCCGCGCCGGGCGTGCGCCACGATTGCTCGATCCAGTCCAGGTTGACCTTGGCGGCGACGATGCCGATGATGCGTCCGTCGCGCTGCACGGGCTGCGAAATGAAATAGCCGGCCTCGAAGGTGGAAAAGCCGATGCCGTAAAAGCGGCCGATGCCGCCCGCGATCGCGTTCTTGAAATACGGACGGAAACCGTAGTTGACACCCACGTACGAGCTGCGGTCTTGCCAGTTGCTTGACGCCAGGGTCGTGCCCTTGTCGTCGAGCACGTAGACGGCAAAGGCGCCTGCGCGGCGGTTCATGTCGACCAGGTAGGCGTTGATTTGCGTGACTTTGTCGGCGCTGGGCTGCTCCAGCAATTGCGCCACCGCATCGCTCTGGGCCACGGCCAGGGGCAGGAATTCGTACTTGTTGAGGGCGCCGCCGATGGATGCCGCATACAGTTCCGCGCGCGAATCGAGGGTGCGGTGCAATTCGTCGAGCTGGCGCTGCTTGACCCAGGCATACGACGCCCACGTCAGCACGGCCAGCGACCCCACGGCCAGCAGGGGGACGAATGGCCTTGGGGTCTGACCCGCCGGGTCAGACCCCAAATAAGTTTGCGGTCGCTTAATCAAGCTCCCTCAATCGGCGGTACTGGCCATGGTTTCGGCATTGTGATGACGCTGCTGCTCTTCCATCACCATCTCGCCCAGCATGCGCTTGAGGCG
Coding sequences within:
- a CDS encoding sensor histidine kinase, which gives rise to MGSDPAGQTPRPFVPLLAVGSLAVLTWASYAWVKQRQLDELHRTLDSRAELYAASIGGALNKYEFLPLAVAQSDAVAQLLEQPSADKVTQINAYLVDMNRRAGAFAVYVLDDKGTTLASSNWQDRSSYVGVNYGFRPYFKNAIAGGIGRFYGIGFSTFEAGYFISQPVQRDGRIIGIVAAKVNLDWIEQSWRTPGAGEQIWVKDANGVIILATTPAFKFKTLAPLSPDAKKDISEQRQFLQENLPILPHRVSRQFADGASVMTLERPQTGDTPALSGSADYLAVNRALGPLQWQITVLAELDQVNEAARNAAIAAALGWALLLLALMYARQRRRRIADKLNAQQTLARAYEQLEIKVEQRTADLVHANGRLQAEVTERERAEQTLRYAQAELVQSGKLAAIGQMAAGVTHELNQPLAALQTFSDNAKVFLARGQIDDALDNLSTISDLVKRLGYVTSQLKGFARRSDDARKPVSVRQAFAQTMLQIRTRKNSQRLTLHESWLEDDIIVLCNAIGLEQVFTNLITNAMDAVPENEPVQIWFQVRREGSLAVLHITDNGPGIPLASLDKIFDPFYTTKEHGLGLGLSISAGILRAAGSALAVRNRSAQEGGGAQFTITLSCDPGERDKETSDARE